The sequence CACTGGACTGTCTCTTCTCCTGACACTGGACTTTCTGTTCACCAGGCACTGAAGTTTCTCGCCTCCTGACACTGGACTTTCTCTTCTCTAGGTACCGGACTTTTTCTTCTCCAGGAACTGGAGTTTCTCTTCGTCTGACACTGGACTTTCTCTTCTTTTGACACTGGACTTTCTCTTCACCTGGCACTGGTCTTTCCCTTCTCCTGACACTGGACTTTCCCTTTTCTGGGCACCGGACTTTCTCTTCTCCGGACAGTGGACTTTCTCTTCTCCTGACACTGGACTTTCTCTTCTCTAGGTACCGGACTTTCTCTTCACCTGGCACTGAACTTTCTCTACTCCTGACACTGGACTTTCTCTCCTCCTGACACTGGACTTTCTCTTTTCTGGGCACCGGACTTTCTCTTCTCCTGGCAGTGGACTTTCTCTTCTCCTGACACTGGACTTTCTCTTCTCCTGACACTGGACTTTCTCTTGTCCTGACAGTGGACTTTCTCTTCTCCTGGCACTGGACTTTCTCTTCTGCTGTCACTGGACTTTCTCTTCTCCTGACACTGGACTTTCTCTTCTCCTGGCTGTAGACTTTCTCTTCTGCTGACACTGGACTTTCTCTTCTCCTGACACTGGACTTTCTCTTCTCCTGGTACTGGACTTTCTCTTCTCCTGACACTGGACTTTGTCTTCACCTGGCACTGGACATTTCCTTCTCCTGACACTGGACTTTCTCTTTTCTGGGCACCGGACTTTCTCTTCTCATGGCACTGGACTTTCTCTTCTCCTGACACTGGACTTTCTCTTTTGTAGGCACTGGAGTTTGTCTTCTGCTGACACTGGACTTTCTCTTCCCCTGGTACTAGACTTTCTCTTCATCTGGTCCTGGACTTTCTCTTCACCTTTCAATTACCTTTCTCTTCTCTAGGCACATGATAAAGCacattcgtaacgttgaaaataATCCTGCCAAGAGTTCCATAAATGATAACAATTGGTGAAATTTTGCAAATTCTGGACAAAggtttacaccaaaacgcagccgTTCACATGCTTTCCAGCAAGTTGATGCTACttcgtttcttttgcctttcagtatataaAGATGTATTCCTTTGACGAGTATGGGTATGATTCCTGTCAaagtgtgaggcccatttctagtgtccatttctagtgtccagtgtccatttctagtgtcccctgcatGGTACTGctacgatattgctgaaacccgtcttttcttgtttttatcatttaatGAGGCTCTCAAATATTGTATAAGCTTCCCAATACAAAGTGATGTACGACCCACGTGCGATTCATCTGCATATTTTCGATGTAAACATGTACtcttttgatgggaagtataaATATCGTTGGCAATTAAGacgtgtttttgtgttttttaacaAAAGTGCCAGAGAACGGAAGGGAGCGGGTTCAATACCCGGCCACATCATACTAAAAGACGttaaaacatggtacttgttggtccctgcctgatGCTCGACATTAATGGTTACAACAAGGATTGGTctgctcggagtcagtataatgtatcCGAGTTGGGTATTCAGTGAACTAGCACTGTAGAACCAGCTTAAATCTTGGCTAACGTAGTGTCGCACACAATTAAGAAACTGTTTTCAGGCGGTCACTC comes from Haliotis asinina isolate JCU_RB_2024 chromosome 13, JCU_Hal_asi_v2, whole genome shotgun sequence and encodes:
- the LOC137260348 gene encoding nucleolar protein 58-like, whose translation is MAPCASMQRTHFMRGEEKVQYQEKRKSSVRRRESPVSAEEKVYSQEKRKSSVRRRESPVTAEEKVQCQEKRKSTVRTRESPVSGEEKVQCQEKRKSTARRRESPVPRKEKVQCQEERKSSVRSRESSVPGEEKVRYLEKRKSSVRRRESPLSGEEKVRCPEKGKSSVRRRERPVPGEEKVQCQKKRKSSVRRRETPVPGEEKVRYLEKRKSSVRRRETSVPGEQKVQCQEKRQSSVIRRDGPVPGEEEVQCLETRKSGEEKVQCQEKRKSSVRRRESPME